A stretch of bacterium DNA encodes these proteins:
- a CDS encoding DUF3568 domain-containing protein — MPTDLPRPQRPRLVLAALFAATFLQAGCGVLLLAGGAGTSAIAFATGELRVTEGVPMATLHEAVKSAVETLRYVDVEAVLEDTGDRIRWRATTAGGDPVDIRLIAKGDEQTDLRIRIGVFGNEARSRLVLEQIRQAL; from the coding sequence GTGCCGACCGACCTGCCTCGCCCGCAGCGGCCCCGCCTCGTGCTCGCCGCCCTCTTCGCCGCCACGTTCCTCCAGGCGGGCTGCGGCGTGTTGCTCCTCGCCGGCGGCGCCGGCACGAGCGCGATCGCGTTCGCGACGGGCGAGCTGCGGGTGACGGAGGGCGTGCCGATGGCGACACTCCACGAGGCGGTGAAGTCGGCGGTCGAAACCCTTCGCTACGTCGACGTCGAGGCGGTCCTCGAAGACACCGGCGATCGGATCCGCTGGCGCGCGACGACGGCGGGCGGAGACCCGGTCGACATCCGTCTGATCGCGAAGGGTGACGAGCAGACCGATCTCCGGATCCGGATCGGCGTCTTCGGCAACGAGGCCCGCTCGCGCCTCGTCCTCGAACAGATCCGGCAGGCTCTTTGA
- a CDS encoding MoxR family ATPase, producing the protein MSNAAAVERFERFEGTSGYIASRSLIDAVNCSLALERPLLVKGEPGTGKTLLAHHVAQGLGMEMDSWHIKSTSKAEDGLYVYDTVQRLNDARFGDGDVGDIRSYIRKGPLGRVFSADQRQVLLIDEIDKADLEFPNDILRELDEMQFTVMETGDEVVAKQRPMVIITSNNEKELPDAFLRRCVFHFIEFPDVEQMREIVDVHHPQVEKALLEQVLVKFYWLREQKELRKKPSTSELIDWITALLRAGVNPAQLEAELPFMGALLKNEQDTKVISQYLDRDGKLPTSLDELKGPGRR; encoded by the coding sequence ATGTCCAATGCTGCCGCCGTGGAGCGTTTCGAACGCTTCGAGGGAACGAGCGGGTACATCGCCTCTCGTTCGCTGATCGATGCCGTCAACTGTTCGCTCGCTCTCGAGCGGCCGCTGCTCGTGAAGGGGGAGCCCGGCACGGGCAAGACCCTCCTGGCCCATCACGTCGCCCAGGGCCTGGGCATGGAGATGGACAGCTGGCACATCAAGTCGACGTCGAAGGCCGAAGACGGCCTCTACGTCTACGACACGGTCCAGCGCCTGAACGATGCGCGCTTCGGCGATGGCGACGTCGGCGACATCCGCAGCTACATCCGCAAGGGGCCCCTCGGTCGCGTCTTCTCTGCGGACCAGCGGCAGGTCCTGCTGATCGACGAGATCGACAAGGCGGATCTCGAGTTCCCGAACGACATCCTGCGCGAGCTCGACGAGATGCAGTTCACGGTCATGGAGACCGGGGACGAGGTCGTGGCGAAGCAGCGGCCGATGGTGATCATCACCTCGAACAACGAGAAGGAGCTGCCCGACGCGTTCCTGCGCCGCTGCGTCTTCCACTTCATCGAGTTCCCGGACGTCGAACAGATGCGCGAGATCGTCGACGTCCATCATCCGCAGGTCGAGAAGGCGCTCCTCGAGCAGGTGCTCGTCAAGTTCTACTGGCTCCGCGAACAGAAGGAGCTTCGCAAGAAGCCCTCGACCTCGGAGCTGATCGATTGGATCACCGCACTCCTCCGCGCGGGTGTGAACCCCGCCCAGCTCGAGGCGGAGCTCCCCTTCATGGGCGCGCTCCTCAAGAACGAGCAGGACACGAAGGTGATCTCCCAGTACCTCGATCGGGACGGCAAGCTCCCGACGTCGCTGGACGAGCTGAAGGGCCCGGGCCGGCGTTAG
- a CDS encoding cation:proton antiporter yields MEVSHGLIEAVVLLALASAGLAATERLRLPSVVGFLVVGAIAGPGALGLVSDPDAVRELAELGVVFLLFEIGLELPLERVRTLWRPALVGGGFQVAVTLAVVAAAAAAAGLTWPAAFVVGAGVSMSSTAIVLRLLTDEGQIDAPSGQLSVAVLLMQDLAIVPFLLIVPLLAGDVGGTGALAFAVGKMVVALALVGFGVWFLVPRLLDRVAQDRGGELFSLFALLIVLGSALAAEALGLTLAVGAFLAGVAASGSPYAHQLFSEVVPLRGVLLGIFFTAVGMFFSPAQVAEAPGTLVLDVLAILIGKSLIVVFAGTVLLRRSLRVSLEAGLSLAQMGEFAFVLLGVASAVGVIEPVLQARVVAASIVSLVLSPFLIGSAPAIAGAIAERLGHPGQRFAEDAALPAADAGERVVVIGYGPAGQTLIRLLRSLDVPFIAVDTNPSAALEARETGEPVIYGDATRPQVLRHLAVWDARLVAVAISDPLATRRIVSRIRAMAPDTPILARTRYVREVDRLSMAGADVVVAEEFEGSIELVARALENFEVPGGAIARFTEALREEGYGAIRAPAALPIDPWLMELLEHTDTEWVEVPLDLTTRPTLGSLDLRARTGGFVLVVERGDDSHANPSPDFALEPGDRLLVLGGAEELLRVRALLADAEG; encoded by the coding sequence TTGGAGGTCTCGCACGGGCTGATCGAAGCCGTCGTCCTGCTCGCGCTGGCCTCCGCGGGCCTCGCCGCGACGGAGCGACTGCGCCTGCCCTCGGTCGTCGGGTTCCTGGTGGTCGGCGCGATCGCGGGCCCCGGCGCGCTCGGGCTCGTTTCGGATCCCGACGCGGTACGCGAGCTGGCGGAGCTCGGGGTCGTCTTCCTGCTCTTCGAGATCGGGCTCGAGCTGCCCCTCGAACGCGTGCGCACGCTCTGGCGGCCTGCGCTCGTGGGCGGCGGCTTCCAGGTCGCGGTCACCCTCGCCGTCGTCGCGGCGGCCGCCGCCGCGGCGGGACTCACGTGGCCCGCGGCCTTCGTCGTCGGCGCGGGGGTCTCGATGTCGTCGACTGCGATCGTCCTGCGGCTGCTGACCGACGAGGGGCAGATCGACGCCCCGAGCGGTCAGCTCTCGGTCGCCGTCCTGCTCATGCAGGACCTCGCGATCGTGCCCTTCCTGCTGATCGTGCCGCTCCTCGCCGGGGACGTCGGGGGAACCGGCGCCCTCGCCTTCGCGGTCGGCAAGATGGTCGTCGCGCTGGCCCTGGTCGGCTTCGGCGTCTGGTTCCTCGTCCCGCGCCTGCTCGACCGCGTCGCCCAGGATCGCGGCGGCGAGCTCTTCAGTCTCTTCGCGCTGCTGATCGTGCTGGGCTCGGCGCTCGCCGCCGAAGCCCTCGGCCTGACCCTCGCCGTCGGCGCCTTCCTCGCCGGCGTCGCCGCGAGCGGTTCCCCCTACGCCCACCAGCTCTTCAGCGAAGTCGTCCCCCTCCGCGGCGTCCTGCTCGGCATCTTCTTCACCGCCGTCGGCATGTTCTTCTCCCCGGCCCAGGTCGCCGAGGCGCCGGGCACCCTCGTGCTCGACGTCCTCGCGATCCTCATCGGCAAGAGCCTGATCGTGGTCTTCGCCGGCACGGTCCTGCTTCGCCGCTCCTTGCGCGTGAGCCTCGAAGCGGGTCTCTCCCTCGCACAGATGGGCGAGTTCGCCTTCGTCCTGCTCGGCGTCGCCAGCGCCGTCGGCGTGATCGAGCCCGTCCTCCAGGCCCGGGTCGTCGCCGCGTCGATCGTGAGCCTCGTCCTCTCCCCCTTCCTGATCGGAAGCGCACCGGCGATCGCCGGCGCGATCGCCGAACGCCTGGGGCACCCCGGACAACGGTTCGCCGAGGACGCGGCGCTGCCGGCCGCCGACGCGGGGGAACGGGTCGTGGTGATCGGCTACGGGCCGGCGGGACAGACGCTGATCCGACTCCTGCGCTCCCTCGACGTGCCCTTCATCGCCGTCGACACGAACCCGAGCGCGGCGCTCGAGGCGCGCGAGACCGGGGAGCCCGTGATCTACGGCGATGCGACGCGGCCGCAGGTCCTGCGTCATCTCGCGGTCTGGGACGCACGGCTCGTCGCCGTCGCGATCTCGGATCCCCTCGCGACCCGGCGGATCGTCTCACGGATCCGCGCCATGGCCCCGGACACGCCGATCCTCGCGCGCACGCGCTACGTGCGCGAGGTCGACCGCCTGTCGATGGCCGGCGCCGACGTCGTCGTCGCCGAGGAGTTCGAGGGCTCGATCGAGCTGGTCGCCCGGGCCCTCGAGAACTTCGAGGTCCCGGGCGGCGCGATCGCGCGCTTCACCGAGGCGCTGCGCGAAGAGGGCTACGGCGCGATCCGGGCGCCGGCGGCGCTGCCCATCGATCCCTGGCTGATGGAGCTCCTCGAACACACCGACACCGAGTGGGTCGAGGTCCCGCTGGACCTGACGACCCGGCCGACCCTCGGCTCCCTCGACCTGCGCGCGAGGACGGGTGGTTTCGTCCTCGTCGTCGAGCGGGGCGACGACAGCCACGCGAATCCGAGCCCGGACTTCGCCCTGGAGCCGGGCGATCGGCTGCTGGTCCTGGGCGGCGCCGAGGAGCTCCTCCGCGTGCGCGCGCTGCTCGCCGACGCCGAGGGCTGA